One genomic region from Halococcus qingdaonensis encodes:
- a CDS encoding acyl-CoA thioesterase has product MTDLRSTYIENREMVQPNHANNLQSVHGGNVMKWMDEIGAMSAMRFAGNSCVTARINQVDFERPIRVGDVALIESYVYQAGRTSVHVRLQTYREDLTSGEREKTTDSYFVYVAIDEDGNPTPVPELTVDSEEGERLQAAALDDADERHE; this is encoded by the coding sequence ATGACCGATCTGCGATCGACCTACATCGAGAACCGGGAGATGGTCCAGCCAAACCACGCGAACAACCTCCAGAGCGTCCACGGGGGCAACGTGATGAAATGGATGGACGAGATCGGTGCTATGAGCGCGATGCGCTTCGCGGGCAACTCCTGTGTCACCGCGCGGATCAATCAGGTCGATTTCGAGCGCCCCATCAGAGTCGGCGACGTCGCGCTCATCGAATCCTACGTCTATCAGGCTGGCCGGACGAGCGTCCACGTCCGTCTCCAGACCTACCGCGAGGACCTCACCAGCGGCGAACGCGAGAAGACCACCGACTCGTACTTCGTCTACGTCGCCATCGACGAGGACGGCAACCCGACGCCGGTGCCCGAACTCACCGTCGACTCCGAGGAGGGCGAGCGACTCCAGGCCGCCGCGCTCGACGATGCGGACGAGCGGCACGAGTAG
- a CDS encoding M28 family peptidase, which yields MHDWIGETFTSDTGWNHLEALVDIGNRMAGSEGERRAAALTRNALADAGARNARLEEFDIQGWTRGESAIRTDDTDASCIALPRSPSADATGEFVDLGHGLPEDFAARDVEGEVVMVASDVPDHHDRFVHRSEKYHRAVAGGASAFVFRNHVPGQLPPTGSVAGADGPIGEIPAVGVSKEVGARLGRRYDGEQVSVAVEADIHDATSRNVHAELGPQSDERMLVTSHVDAHDIAEGAMDNGAGTAMVVELARALADREDELDITVEFVAFGAEEVGLCGSEHLAAETDLDSVKAILNNDGVVAGRTLALLTHGFDELGAVAEEVVDRFDHPMKTVPKQGPHSDHWPFVRWGVPSYHVKSDTGPDRGWGHTHADTLDKLDSRTFREQAILLTELAVSLADDEFTVSRADPDEIAAALEAEGEAAGMKVTGEWPY from the coding sequence ATGCACGACTGGATCGGCGAGACGTTCACGAGCGACACTGGCTGGAACCACCTCGAGGCCCTCGTCGATATCGGCAACCGTATGGCCGGCAGCGAGGGCGAGCGCCGCGCCGCAGCACTCACCCGTAACGCGCTCGCCGACGCCGGCGCGCGTAACGCCCGCCTGGAGGAGTTCGACATCCAGGGCTGGACGCGCGGTGAGAGCGCGATCCGCACAGATGATACCGACGCATCCTGCATCGCGCTCCCGCGAAGCCCGAGCGCCGACGCGACCGGCGAGTTCGTCGATCTCGGTCACGGTCTCCCCGAGGACTTCGCGGCTCGCGACGTCGAGGGTGAGGTCGTGATGGTCGCGAGCGACGTCCCCGACCACCACGACCGGTTCGTCCACCGCAGCGAGAAGTACCACCGCGCGGTCGCGGGCGGGGCGAGCGCGTTCGTCTTCCGCAATCACGTTCCCGGCCAGCTCCCGCCCACGGGGAGCGTCGCCGGTGCCGACGGCCCGATCGGCGAGATCCCGGCCGTCGGCGTCTCGAAGGAGGTCGGCGCACGCCTCGGTCGGCGGTACGACGGAGAGCAGGTGAGCGTCGCCGTCGAGGCCGACATCCACGACGCGACGAGTCGGAACGTCCACGCCGAACTTGGACCGCAGAGCGACGAACGAATGCTCGTGACGAGCCACGTCGACGCCCACGACATCGCCGAGGGCGCGATGGACAACGGTGCGGGCACGGCGATGGTCGTCGAACTCGCCCGCGCGCTCGCCGATCGGGAGGACGAGCTCGACATCACAGTAGAATTCGTCGCGTTCGGGGCCGAGGAGGTCGGTCTCTGTGGCTCCGAGCATCTGGCCGCGGAGACCGATCTCGATTCGGTGAAGGCGATCCTCAACAACGACGGCGTCGTCGCTGGACGCACGCTGGCGCTGCTGACGCACGGCTTCGACGAACTCGGTGCGGTCGCGGAGGAGGTCGTCGATCGCTTCGATCATCCAATGAAGACAGTCCCGAAACAGGGCCCGCACAGCGATCACTGGCCGTTCGTCCGCTGGGGCGTGCCGAGCTATCACGTCAAGAGCGACACGGGACCGGATCGTGGCTGGGGACACACTCACGCCGACACGCTCGACAAGCTCGACTCGCGCACGTTCCGCGAACAGGCGATCCTCCTCACCGAGCTCGCTGTCTCACTCGCCGACGACGAGTTCACGGTTTCCCGCGCCGATCCCGACGAGATCGCGGCCGCGCTCGAGGCCGAGGGCGAGGCCGCCGGGATGAAAGTCACCGGCGAGTGGCCGTACTGA
- a CDS encoding polyprenyl synthetase family protein: MRDVLAAWRPVIDEEIERLLPRETSADYATSFFGPPTYDYDATAIQHALSEPVWNLLDRGGKRWRAVVCCLLIDGFGADPHEYLPYACIPEILHNGTIIVDDVEDGATMRRGESALHHEFGTDVALNAGNAMYFFPLKIVSRDPADLAAKTRLAIYEMLMHELNRTHLGQGMDIHWHNQQEIEISEQQYLEMCACKTGCLGRIVARLATILTDQPEEVEHHAARYAELMSIAFQIGDDILDVETATEAGGAFGKGIGNDVREGKKTLMAIHAAREADPERAARLEELLWADENSTEEIAEVIAIFEETDSVAYARECALDIAAEARDHLAELDLADEPADNLADFTRFVVERDV; this comes from the coding sequence ATGCGCGACGTGCTCGCGGCGTGGCGGCCGGTCATCGACGAGGAGATCGAGCGGCTGCTGCCACGCGAGACCAGTGCCGACTACGCGACATCGTTCTTCGGCCCACCGACCTACGACTACGACGCGACGGCGATCCAGCACGCGCTCTCCGAACCCGTCTGGAACCTGCTCGATCGCGGTGGCAAGCGCTGGCGCGCGGTCGTCTGCTGTCTGCTCATCGATGGGTTCGGTGCCGATCCACACGAGTATCTGCCCTACGCCTGCATCCCGGAGATCCTCCACAATGGGACGATCATCGTCGACGACGTCGAGGACGGCGCGACGATGCGCCGCGGCGAGTCGGCGCTCCACCACGAGTTCGGCACCGACGTCGCACTCAACGCCGGCAACGCGATGTACTTCTTCCCGCTCAAGATCGTCTCGCGCGACCCTGCCGACCTCGCGGCCAAGACACGCCTCGCGATCTACGAGATGCTGATGCACGAGCTCAATCGGACGCATCTCGGGCAGGGAATGGACATCCACTGGCACAACCAACAGGAAATCGAGATCTCCGAGCAACAGTATCTCGAGATGTGTGCGTGCAAGACCGGCTGTCTCGGGCGCATCGTCGCCCGGCTGGCCACGATCCTCACCGACCAGCCCGAAGAGGTCGAACACCACGCCGCACGTTACGCCGAACTGATGTCGATCGCCTTCCAGATCGGCGACGACATTCTGGACGTCGAGACCGCCACCGAGGCCGGCGGCGCGTTCGGCAAAGGGATCGGCAACGACGTCCGCGAGGGTAAGAAGACGCTGATGGCGATCCACGCCGCCCGCGAGGCCGACCCCGAGCGTGCCGCCAGACTCGAAGAACTGCTCTGGGCCGACGAGAACAGCACCGAGGAGATCGCCGAGGTCATCGCCATCTTCGAGGAGACCGACAGCGTCGCCTACGCCCGCGAGTGCGCCCTCGACATCGCCGCCGAAGCACGCGACCATCTGGCCGAACTCGATCTCGCCGACGAGCCCGCCGACAACCTCGCCGATTTCACTCGATTCGTCGTCGAACGCGACGTTTGA
- a CDS encoding alpha/beta fold hydrolase, whose product MPEPSETATERYRLRPETVVTDRGEGPAIVFAHGTLMDRTMYDPQIDALSDDYRTVAYDLRARTDQYATEYDLYDLADDLDALTDALDIDTFVLCGMSMGGFMALRFAERYPEQLAGVVLIDAIAEPHTDEEREQYRQMAAQISADGEFADHLVDVAKNQLFGATTLAENPDLVEHWTERWRTYPPEGFYREMHSWLDRPDFTDELSAIDVPVLSVHGAEDVSLEPERTESMLDALPDARQELIPEAGHSSNIENPQAATAAIRSFLEDVY is encoded by the coding sequence ATGCCTGAACCGAGCGAGACGGCGACCGAGCGGTACCGACTGCGTCCGGAGACGGTCGTGACCGATCGCGGCGAGGGGCCGGCAATCGTCTTCGCACACGGGACGCTGATGGATCGGACGATGTACGATCCGCAGATCGACGCCCTCAGCGACGACTACCGGACGGTGGCCTACGATCTCCGTGCGCGCACCGACCAGTACGCGACCGAGTACGATCTCTACGATCTGGCCGACGACCTCGACGCCCTGACCGACGCGCTCGACATCGACACGTTCGTCCTCTGTGGGATGTCAATGGGCGGGTTCATGGCGCTGCGCTTCGCCGAGCGCTATCCCGAGCAGTTGGCGGGCGTCGTCCTGATCGACGCCATCGCCGAGCCCCACACCGACGAGGAGCGCGAGCAGTACCGACAGATGGCCGCACAGATCAGCGCGGACGGCGAATTCGCCGATCATCTGGTCGATGTCGCGAAAAACCAGCTGTTCGGCGCGACGACGCTGGCGGAGAACCCCGATCTCGTCGAGCACTGGACCGAGCGCTGGCGGACCTACCCGCCGGAAGGGTTCTATCGGGAGATGCACTCGTGGCTCGATCGCCCGGATTTCACCGACGAACTGTCTGCCATCGACGTGCCCGTGCTCTCGGTCCACGGCGCGGAGGACGTCTCGCTCGAACCCGAACGCACCGAATCGATGCTCGACGCGCTTCCCGACGCCCGTCAGGAACTGATTCCCGAGGCTGGCCACAGTTCGAACATCGAGAACCCTCAAGCGGCGACCGCGGCCATCCGGTCGTTTCTCGAAGACGTTTACTGA
- the purF gene encoding amidophosphoribosyltransferase gives MDEKCGVVGVSLADRAAARPLYYALYALQHRGQESAGIVTHDGFQQHSHVEMGLVGDAFDPDDIAELNGSNGIGHVRYPTAGSVDTACAQPFSVSFKSGSLGLSHNGNLVNADTIRDELAGMGHAFTSDGDTEVIAHDLARNLLDADLVTAVEETMAKVHGSYSLAVMHDDRVLGLRDPEGNRPLCLGELDDGYVLASESAAIDTLDGELVRDVEPGELIVLDPDGTGYESHRLTDPDNTARCFFEHVYFARPDSTVDGKLVYEARRELGRGLWAENGIDTDVVMPVPDSGRAFASGYAEAANEDGGGVEFAEGLMKNRYVGRTFIMPSQDERERAVRLKLNPIKSTVEGKTVTLIDDSIVRGTTSTQLVELLHDVGAAEVHLRIGSPPIVAPCYMGIDMASRDELIAAGKTVEEVREAIGADSLGFLSPASIADALDTAREDLCMGCVTGEYPYDIDGEATDRAVSRPVIGD, from the coding sequence ATGGACGAAAAGTGCGGCGTCGTCGGCGTCTCACTTGCCGACCGCGCCGCCGCCCGCCCCCTTTACTACGCGCTGTACGCCCTCCAGCACCGCGGCCAGGAGTCGGCGGGCATCGTCACTCACGACGGCTTTCAGCAGCACTCCCACGTCGAGATGGGGTTAGTCGGCGACGCCTTCGATCCCGACGACATCGCCGAGCTCAACGGCTCGAACGGGATCGGCCACGTCCGCTATCCGACCGCCGGCAGCGTCGATACCGCCTGCGCACAGCCGTTCTCGGTCTCGTTCAAGAGTGGCTCGCTCGGGCTCTCACACAACGGTAACCTTGTAAACGCGGACACGATCCGTGACGAACTCGCCGGGATGGGCCACGCCTTCACCTCCGACGGCGACACCGAGGTCATCGCCCACGACCTCGCGCGCAACCTCCTCGACGCGGATCTCGTGACCGCCGTCGAGGAGACGATGGCCAAGGTCCACGGCTCGTACTCGCTCGCGGTGATGCACGACGACCGCGTGCTCGGACTCAGGGATCCAGAGGGCAATCGCCCGCTCTGTCTCGGCGAACTCGACGACGGCTACGTACTCGCCAGCGAAAGCGCCGCCATCGACACGCTCGACGGCGAGCTCGTCAGAGACGTGGAACCGGGCGAACTGATCGTTCTCGACCCCGACGGCACGGGCTACGAGAGCCACCGACTCACCGACCCCGACAACACCGCACGGTGTTTCTTCGAACACGTCTACTTCGCCAGACCCGACTCGACCGTCGACGGTAAACTCGTCTACGAGGCGCGCCGCGAACTTGGCCGCGGGCTCTGGGCCGAGAACGGCATCGACACCGACGTCGTGATGCCCGTCCCCGACTCGGGCCGAGCGTTCGCCTCCGGCTACGCCGAGGCCGCCAACGAGGATGGCGGGGGCGTCGAGTTCGCCGAAGGGCTGATGAAAAACCGGTACGTCGGGCGCACGTTCATCATGCCGAGCCAGGACGAGCGCGAGCGCGCCGTCCGGCTCAAGCTCAACCCGATCAAATCGACCGTCGAGGGCAAGACCGTCACGCTCATCGACGACTCGATCGTCCGCGGGACGACCTCGACCCAACTGGTCGAACTGCTCCACGACGTCGGTGCCGCGGAGGTCCATCTCCGCATCGGCTCACCACCGATCGTCGCACCCTGCTACATGGGCATCGACATGGCGAGTCGCGACGAGCTCATCGCCGCCGGGAAGACCGTCGAGGAGGTCCGAGAGGCGATCGGTGCCGACAGCCTCGGTTTCCTCTCGCCCGCATCGATCGCCGACGCGCTCGACACGGCACGCGAGGACCTCTGCATGGGCTGTGTGACCGGCGAATACCCCTACGATATCGACGGCGAGGCAACCGACCGCGCCGTCAGCCGACCGGTCATCGGCGACTGA
- a CDS encoding 50S ribosomal protein L37e — protein MTSGGTSSQGKKNKTVHVKCRRCGEASYHKTKKVCSSCGFGKSAKRRDYEWQDKAGE, from the coding sequence ATGACATCCGGCGGAACGTCGTCCCAAGGGAAGAAGAACAAGACCGTTCACGTGAAATGTCGCCGCTGCGGCGAGGCCTCCTACCACAAGACGAAGAAGGTCTGTTCGTCCTGTGGCTTCGGGAAGTCCGCCAAACGGCGCGACTACGAGTGGCAGGACAAAGCCGGCGAGTAA
- a CDS encoding LSM domain-containing protein, whose product MSGRPLDVLEANLGDGVAVRLKDGVTYTGELGGYDQHLNVVLEPAGGDSEPSTGADEATETVESTTIIRGDNVVSITP is encoded by the coding sequence ATGAGTGGACGCCCCCTCGACGTACTCGAAGCGAACCTCGGCGACGGCGTCGCCGTCCGACTGAAGGACGGCGTGACCTACACGGGCGAGCTCGGCGGCTACGACCAGCATCTGAACGTCGTACTCGAACCCGCAGGCGGCGATTCCGAGCCGTCGACCGGTGCGGACGAGGCGACCGAGACGGTCGAGAGCACAACGATTATCCGCGGCGACAACGTCGTCTCGATAACACCATGA
- a CDS encoding M20/M25/M40 family metallo-hydrolase, with product MNERQRAFLDELLTTPSPSGFETRGQRVWVDYVSEFADEVRTDSYGNAIAVLEGASDAPTVALTGHADEIGFVVRDIDGEGFIRIGAIGGADKTVSRGQHVTIHAADGPIEGVIGQTAIHLRDDHETADIEDQHVDIGVTDEERARELVAVGDPITIESTISELDDSRLAARGMDNRIGTWAAAEGLRRASEADVDATVCAVSTVQEEVGLQGAKMIGFELAPDAAIVVDVTHATDDPGTPGNRSTGVELGDGPVIARGGANHPALVDALRESADTADIATQLQATGSRTGTDADAIFTERGGIPSLNLGLPNRYMHTPVEVIDTDDLDALADLLGAFAADVEADDAFAVDI from the coding sequence GTGAACGAACGACAACGTGCGTTTCTGGACGAACTGCTCACGACGCCGAGCCCGTCGGGTTTCGAGACCCGCGGCCAGCGCGTCTGGGTCGACTACGTGAGCGAGTTCGCGGATGAAGTGCGAACCGATTCGTACGGCAACGCCATCGCCGTCTTGGAAGGAGCGAGCGATGCACCGACCGTCGCGCTGACCGGCCACGCCGACGAGATCGGCTTCGTCGTGCGCGACATCGACGGTGAGGGGTTCATCAGGATCGGTGCCATCGGCGGTGCCGACAAGACCGTCTCGCGCGGCCAGCACGTCACGATCCACGCCGCCGACGGCCCGATCGAGGGCGTCATCGGCCAGACGGCGATCCACCTCCGCGACGACCACGAGACAGCCGACATCGAGGACCAACACGTCGACATCGGCGTCACGGACGAGGAGCGCGCACGGGAGCTGGTCGCGGTCGGCGATCCGATCACGATCGAGAGCACGATCAGCGAACTCGACGACAGCCGGCTCGCCGCCCGCGGCATGGACAACCGCATCGGAACCTGGGCCGCCGCCGAGGGGCTGCGCCGCGCGAGCGAGGCCGACGTCGACGCGACGGTCTGCGCCGTGAGCACCGTCCAGGAGGAAGTCGGCCTGCAGGGGGCGAAGATGATCGGTTTCGAGCTCGCGCCCGACGCGGCGATCGTCGTCGACGTCACCCACGCGACCGACGACCCCGGGACGCCCGGCAACCGCAGTACGGGCGTCGAACTCGGTGACGGACCGGTCATTGCCCGCGGCGGGGCGAACCATCCCGCTCTGGTCGACGCGCTGCGCGAAAGCGCCGACACGGCCGACATCGCGACCCAGCTCCAGGCGACGGGTTCGCGGACGGGCACCGACGCCGACGCCATCTTCACCGAGCGTGGCGGGATCCCGTCGCTCAACCTCGGCCTGCCGAACCGCTACATGCACACGCCCGTCGAGGTCATCGACACCGACGATCTCGACGCGCTCGCCGACCTACTCGGCGCGTTCGCGGCCGACGTCGAGGCCGACGACGCGTTCGCCGTCGATATCTAG